The Chthoniobacterales bacterium genome includes a window with the following:
- a CDS encoding N-acetylmuramoyl-L-alanine amidase, which produces MNARRSIFLALAGAICLWLSPHSFGAKSKSAKKSAKSSPKSAATPAAKPSPAPNKDWQVIKVGPRDYLSADNIAKFYGLLGNVDATGKSVVLNNGRNQLQVTLDSREAIVNGVRNWLSFPVIAHDNKFLVSRIDLAKTIEPQLRPHMIQRSGKVTTIVLDAGHGGFDKGAASTFGNEKTYALDVARQLRPMLQAKGFKVVVTRENDVFIPLEVRARIANATKDSIFVSIHFNATGANPHATGFEIFSLTPRGAPSTNDESLALHFVNMQTGSPVEAQSFELSAVVYHSMLGHFLQEFDRGIKRARFAVLRHTKIPSILVEGGFLSETGDAKQIADAGWRKQLAESICVGLEGYRALVEKKQRPMLVAEYRAQASGEITVVDLAVPPSKLEPDAVMPVSNPPFVPNITPAPAGTPPTIAPPLDSALTGPDPEP; this is translated from the coding sequence ATGAACGCCCGCCGCTCAATTTTCCTCGCTCTTGCGGGCGCGATCTGCCTTTGGCTCAGCCCCCACTCGTTCGGGGCCAAATCCAAATCCGCGAAGAAGTCCGCCAAATCCTCCCCGAAATCCGCCGCGACCCCCGCCGCCAAGCCTTCTCCCGCACCCAATAAAGATTGGCAGGTCATCAAAGTCGGTCCGCGCGATTACCTCAGCGCCGATAACATCGCGAAGTTTTACGGCCTGCTCGGCAACGTTGACGCCACCGGCAAAAGCGTCGTTCTCAATAATGGCCGCAACCAGCTTCAGGTCACCCTCGACAGCCGGGAAGCGATCGTGAATGGCGTTCGCAACTGGCTCTCGTTCCCGGTCATCGCGCACGACAACAAATTCCTCGTTTCGCGCATCGACCTCGCCAAAACCATCGAGCCGCAGCTTCGGCCCCACATGATCCAGCGTAGCGGGAAAGTCACAACCATCGTCCTCGATGCCGGCCACGGCGGGTTCGACAAAGGCGCCGCCAGCACTTTCGGCAACGAAAAAACTTACGCGCTCGATGTCGCCCGCCAGCTTCGCCCCATGCTCCAGGCGAAAGGATTCAAGGTCGTCGTGACCCGCGAGAACGACGTTTTCATTCCGCTCGAAGTCCGGGCCCGGATCGCGAACGCGACCAAAGATTCCATTTTCGTCAGCATTCATTTCAACGCTACCGGTGCGAACCCGCACGCGACCGGTTTCGAGATTTTCTCGCTTACTCCGCGCGGCGCGCCCTCGACGAACGATGAATCGCTCGCGCTCCATTTCGTGAACATGCAGACCGGCAGCCCGGTGGAAGCGCAGAGCTTCGAGCTCTCCGCGGTCGTTTATCATTCGATGCTCGGGCATTTCCTCCAGGAGTTTGACCGCGGCATCAAACGCGCCCGGTTCGCGGTCCTGCGTCACACGAAGATTCCGTCGATCCTCGTCGAGGGCGGTTTCCTCAGCGAAACCGGCGACGCCAAACAGATCGCCGACGCCGGCTGGCGAAAGCAATTGGCCGAATCGATCTGCGTTGGACTCGAAGGCTACCGCGCGCTGGTTGAAAAGAAGCAGCGCCCCATGCTCGTCGCCGAATACCGCGCCCAGGCTTCCGGCGAAATCACAGTCGTCGATCTCGCCGTTCCGCCATCCAAGCTGGAACCTGATGCCGTTATGCCCGTGTCGAACCCGCCCTTCGTCCCCAACATCACTCCGGCGCCAGCTGGGACCCCTCCAACCATCGCCCCGCCCTTGGACAGCGCGCTGACCGGTCCCGACCCGGAACCGTAG